The Candidozyma auris chromosome 1, complete sequence genome includes a region encoding these proteins:
- the STV1 gene encoding Stv1p yields the protein MQLFSSKKPAYQSTEAIFRSAPMSLVQFYVTMELARDLVFTLGNLGQVHFRDLNSKLTPFQRTFVTELRNIDVVEMNLTFLFSMMVKYSTFKGDPFANLVADESPLPTASEMEEIREKVTAFHDKIKHLDDSHSSLDLKKYKYLENRHVINTVHNFHKSSLVPSQRDTNEEFRQFEIEDDEEALLNEGRHSDSFDLDRPAMHESSIEGASMFNSICGVIAREKVPILRKILWRTLRGNLYFNDIPIDEPLPASLDRPSDLTQKNVFIIYIHGDYLRDRVRRIITSLEGHIYDNTGGGAGGRLETINELNAKIEDLSNVLESTRNHLITELLIFQEKYTDWYYLVKRERAIFEILNKFDEDSTRRCLVGEGWIPRSEIDNIRKALKNLVRAKTASTGNSLAMNQEITLSTDTLNNSGGPAPLSSNTLFAVGNEDGHADIGSDDDNENDDQDFNFVAVLNELATSRTPPTYHKTNKFTQGFQSIVDTYGIATYQEVNPGLATIITFPFMFAIMFGDLGHGFIVLLMSLYFVKNERHFDSMRRMDEILSMAYSGRYIILLMGAFSIFTGLLYNDIFSKSMTIFNSTWKWEFPEDFEPSLNTSVALVATRKGQGTYPIGIDWAWHGAENGLLFTNSYKMKMSVLMGYIHMTYSYMFSLVNYRFFNSRVDIIGNFIPGLIFMQSIFGYLALTIIYKWCVDWFGTGRQPPGLLNTLINMFLAPGKIEEPLYSGQKFVQVVLVLLALACVPWLLLYKPMALRKENLRAKELGYSDVHSQLNHTLQLQEEEEALMQNGEVNAETPGLHPDDEVDLLNQNFSFPNDIEPMVGNSAHGGDEEGFNLMDVVIHQVIHTIEFCLNCVSHTASYLRLWALSLAHAQLSSVLWTMTLQNAFGATGTTGIIMTFFLFAMWFTLTLCILVMMEGTSAMLHSLRLHWVEAMSKFFEGEGYAFEPFTFKDIEL from the coding sequence ATGCAGTTGTTCAGTTCTAAAAAGCCAGCGTACCAGTCCACGGAAGCCATCTTCAGGTCAGCGCCCATGTCCTTGGTGCAATTCTATGTTACCATGGAATTGGCCCGAGACTTAGTGTTTACCCTAGGCAATTTAGGACAGGTTCATTTCCGTGATCTCAATTCGAAGTTGACGCCTTTTCAGAGAACGTTTGTCACAGAGCTACGGAATATTGACGTTGTCGAAATGAATTTGACCTTCTTGTTCAGTATGATGGTTAAATACTCAACTTTCAAAGGCGACCCTTTTGCCAACTTGGTTGCTGATGAGAGCCCTTTGCCCACAGCTTCTGAAATGGAGGAGATCAGGGAAAAAGTGACCGCGTTTCatgacaagatcaagcaccTTGACGACTCGCACTCGTCCTTGGATCTCAAAAAGTACAAGTACCTTGAGAACCGCCATGTCATTAACACGGTACACAACTTTCACAAGTCATCTTTGGTGCCTTCTCAACGAGATACTAATGAGGAATTTCGTCAGTTTGAAATAGAGGACGACGAGGAGGCTTTGCTCAATGAAGGGAGACATTCGGACTCCTTTGACCTCGATCGTCCAGCAATGCATGAATCGTCCATAGAGGGTGCATCAATGTTCAATTCAATATGTGGCGTCATAGCGAGAGAGAAAGTGCCTATTCTCAGAAAGATCCTCTGGAGAACTTTGAGAGGGAACTTGTACTTCAATGATATCCCAATCGACGAGCCGCTTCCCGCTTCTCTTGACAGGCCTTCAGATCTTACACAAAAGAACGTGTTCATCATTTACATTCATGGCGATTATCTTAGGGATCGCGTTCGCAGAATTATCACCTCCCTTGAGGGCCATATATACGACAACAcaggaggaggagctgGCGGTCGTCTAGAGACTATTAATGAGCTCAATGCAAAAATCGAGGACTTATCTAATGTCTTGGAGTCTACAAGAAATCATTTAATTACGGAGTTACTTATCTTTCAGGAGAAGTACACAGACTGGTACTATCTTGTCAAGAGAGAACGTGCAATCTTTGAAattctcaacaagttcgATGAAGATAGCACCAGACGTTGTTTAGTAGGCGAGGGCTGGATTCCTCGCTCGGAAATTGACAACATCCGGAAGGCATTGAAAAATCTAGTTCGGGCTAAGACGGCATCCACAGGTAATTCGCTTGCTATGAATCAAGAGATCACCTTGTCAACTGACACCTTGAATAATAGTGGGGGCCCTGCTCCTTTGAGTTCGAACACCCTCTTCGCAGTGGGCAATGAAGATGGCCACGCAGATATCGGAAGTGATGACGACAATGAAAATGATGACCAGGATTTCAACTTTGTTGCAGTTCTCAACGAGCTCGCAACTTCGAGAACTCCACCAACGTACCACAAAACTAACAAATTCACTCAGGGTTTCCAGTCTATTGTCGATACATATGGTATCGCAACCTATCAAGAAGTCAACCCTGGTTTGGCGACGATCATTACTTTCCCTTTTATGTTCGCTATCATGTTTGGCGATTTGGGACACGGATTCATCGTTCTTCTCATGTCTTTGTACTTTGTGAAGAACGAGAGGCATTTTGACTCCATGAGAAGAATGGACGAGATACTTTCGATGGCTTACAGCGGTAGATATATCATCCTTCTAATGGGTGCCTTTTCCATTTTCACTGGCTTGCTTTACAATGACATCTTCTCGAAGTCCATGACAATTTTTAACTCCACATGGAAGTGGGAATTTCCCGAAGATTTTGAGCCCTCTCTCAATACGAGCGTTGCTTTGGTTGCCACAAGAAAAGGACAAGGCACATACCCAATTGGTATTGATTGGGCATGGCATGGCGCAGAAAATGGCTTATTATTCACCAACTCCtacaagatgaagatgtcaGTCCTCATGGGCTACATTCACATGACATACTCGTATATGTTCAGCTTGGTGAACTACCGCTTCTTTAACTCCCGTGTCGATATCATTGGAAATTTCATTCCAGGTTTGATTTTCATGCAAAGCATTTTTGGATACCTTGCCTTGACGATCATATATAAGTGGTGTGTCGATTGGTTCGGAACAGGACGTCAACCCCCAGGATTACTCAACACACTCATCAACATGTTCTTGGCTCCAGGTAAAATCGAAGAACCGCTTTATTCAGGTCAGAAATTTGTGCAAGTCGtgcttgtgcttcttgcaTTAGCATGCGTTCCTTGGTTATTGTTGTACAAGCCTATGGCGCTTCGGAAGGAAAACCTTCGAGCGAAGGAGCTAGGCTATAGCGACGTGCATTCTCAACTTAATCATACTCTTCAGctccaagaagaggaagaagccTTGATGCAAAATGGTGAAGTCAATGCCGAAACTCCAGGCTTGCATCCTGATGACGAGGTCGATCTTTTAAACCAAAATTTCTCCTTTCCTAATGATATCGAGCCTATGGTGGGTAACTCTGCGCACGGcggagatgaagaaggcttCAATTTGATGGATGTTGTAATTCACCAAGTCATCCACACAATTGAGTTCTGCCTTAATTGCGTTTCTCATACCGCATCATACCTCAGATTATGGGCGTTGTCTTTGGCGCATGCCCAGTTGTCGAGTGTTTTGTGGACCATGACGCTCCAAAATGCGTTTGGCGCTACTGGAACTACTGGCATTATCATGacattctttttgttcGCCATGTGGTTTACGTTGACATTGTGCATTTTGGTAATGATGGAAGGCACGTCTGCGATGTTGCACTCCTTGCGTTTGCATTGGGTCGAAGCCATGTCGAAGTTCTTCGAGGGTGAAGGGTACGCGTTCGAACCTTTTACCTTCAAAGATATTGAGCTTTAG
- a CDS encoding ubiquitin ligase complex subunit HRD3: MRLVFLINAFIWTFSAAVAQHTSQLSAVDSSNNLSPLEKLQQFIDTNSHRRHYRKQIYTKDNIKNRVSIPQYDLDRKDYEGSPYLHPYFDEFEELSLPYITEAAATDDQETLVYLADLYMFGQSDIKPNYTRALEYYKRAVASAPHGHAYFMLGFIYSTGLFGEVPKDKAKSNLYYHFASKNGNLNATLVLANKHYHGIDRPPNCDLAKFYYSRAARAVKQHQHEHGYSPDTGNPLHNIRLSDFNGGLYGSKVSDPRSSFLSLEDSDDATKNYLDEMDYNHDPELRDFYYDAIAAYTGTRFQPMNHSLAFSLLSKCNAHAKAKFSNTPRSYVSNKDRNFWSRCTSLQGNMYLDGRYVERDIPKAWELFTRAVEIFDSGYTRSQLGKFHTLDPMTHGQLSDNCTKHFQAAAGVDNLVSKYYLVSWRSTPDPNSPFVIENTEKTFQLWRELSNRKFYNAHFYYADAMESGDGAPPLDVFFCSNIVDTYKQFVELSEPVLFPHLKYAFTEFSYGYYKNALLGYSIAAEQGLQFSQVSAAYLLYQADPIFTLQRKTFDKDRLQSAMTYLELASLQGDVDSTMLLGDIFYDGIKSANISRDYGKSFDYYNRAASEASAHGCFKLGHMYEYGLGSANATVDYHMAKRYYDLSSDYVSESMYFKDSRLNTYPMSLALLRLRIKLLFSRDKKEVDKAGWFSTFKQLGRSQDSADDNESDDNRAVQKSTAQFEGGDYEGEDEYEIFDYVVLFLTIVFFVFVFISNMRGQIRRAANGPNEQNPGRNAFEQNAFGFRRGNFEFHFLAL, translated from the coding sequence ATGCGGTTGGTCTTCCTAATAAATGCCTTCATTTGGACCTTCCTGGCAGCGGTAGCGCAACACACTTCTCAGCTACTGGCAGTGGATCTGTCAAACAATCTACTGCCTCTCGAGAAACTCCAACAGTTTATCGACACCAACTCTCATAGACGCCACTACAGGAAACAAATATACACAAAGGacaacatcaagaacagAGTATCGATTCCTCAATATGATCTTGATCGCAAAGATTACGAGGGGTCACCCTATCTACATCCGTATTTCGATGAATTCGAGGAGTTGAGTCTACCGTACATCACTGAGGCCGCAGCCACCGATGATCAAGAAACACTAGTCTATCTAGCAGATCTATATATGTTTGGACAGTCTGATATTAAACCAAACTATACAAGGGCATTGGAATACTACAAAAGGGCCGTAGCGCTGGCCCCACATGGTCATGCCTACTTCATGCTTGGCTTCATCTACTCCACAGGATTATTTGGAGAGGTCCCTAAGGATAAGGCCAAGTCTAACTTATACTACCATTTTGCCAGCAAGAATGGCAATCTAAATGCAACTCTTGTACTTGCGAATAAGCACTACCATGGCATCGACAGACCTCCAAATTGCGATTTGGCAAAATTCTACTATTCGAGAGCCGCTCGTGCTGTcaaacaacatcaacatgaaCATGGCTATTCCCCGGATACAGGTAATCCTCTTCATAACATACGCCTCTCCGATTTTAATGGAGGACTATATGGCTCGAAGGTAAGCGATCCACGaagttcttttctttctttggaggaCTCTGACGATGCAACGAAAAACTaccttgatgaaatggATTACAATCACGATCCTGAGTTGCGAGATTTCTACTACGATGCGATTGCTGCCTACACCGGAACTAGGTTCCAACCTATGAATCattctttggctttctcGCTTCTCTCGAAGTGCAATGCCCATGCCAAAGCCAAATTCAGCAATACTCCAAGAAGCTACGTCAGTAACAAAGATAGAAACTTTTGGAGTCGATGCACAAGCTTACAAGGTAATATGTATCTCGACGGCAGGTATGTGGAACGTGATATACCCAAAGCATGGGAACTATTCACTAGAGCAGTGGAAATCTTCGATAGTGGTTACACAAGGTCACAGCTAGGAAAATTCCATACCCTCGATCCAATGACCCATGGACAGCTAAGTGATAATTGTACAAAGCATTTCCAAGCTGCCGCTGGGGTAGATAATTTGGTTTCCAAATATTACTTAGTTTCATGGCGTTCCACTCCTGACCCTAATTCGCCTTTCGTCATCGAGAACACTGAAAAGACATTTCAGTTATGGAGGGAGCTCAGCAACAGGAAGTTCTATAACGCCCATTTCTATTATGCAGATGCCATGGAATCTGGTGACGGGGCTCCTCCCTTGGACGTATTTTTCTGTTCGAATATTGTTGATACCTACAAACAGTTTGTCGAGCTCTCAGAACCGGTCCTTTTCCCGCATTTAAAATACGCTTTTACGGAGTTCTCCTATGGATACTATAAAAATGCCCTTCTCGGCTATCTGATAGCTGCAGAGCAGGGCCTCCAGTTTTCGCAGGTGAGTGCAGCGTACTTGCTATACCAGGCTGATCCTATCTTCACTTTGCAACGTAAAACATTTGACAAAGATAGACTCCAAAGTGCCATGACTTATCTTGAATTGGCATCTCTTCAAGGCGATGTTGACTCGACTATGCTACTTGGAGATATATTTTATGATGGTATCAAATCCGCAAACATATCCAGAGATTATGGAAAGTCATTTGACTACTACAATCGAGCTGCTTCTGAAGCTTCCGCACATGGATGCTTCAAGCTAGGCCACATGTATGAATATGGTCTTGGCTCAGCAAATGCAACAGTGGATTACCACATGGCGAAGCGGTATTACGACTTAAGTCTGGATTACGTACTGGAGTCGATGTATTTCAAGGATTCGAGGCTAAATACATACCCAATGAGCCTCGCTTTACTTCGTTTGAGGATTAAGCTATTGTTTAGTCGTGACAAAAAAGAGGTCGACAAGGCTGGCTGGTTCAGCACTTTCAAGCAGCTTGGAAGGTCTCAAGACAGTGCGGATGATAACGAATCGGATGATAATAGAGCAGTTCAAAAGTCCACAGCTCAGTTTGAAGGAGGGGACTATGAAGGAGAGGACGAGTATGAAATTTTTGATTACGTGGTTCTTTTCCTCACaattgtcttcttcgtATTTGTCTTCATCCTGAACATGAGGGGACAAATACGGCGTGCAGCAAATGGTCCTAACGAGCAAAATCCAGGGAGAAATGCATTCGAGCAGAATGCCTTCGGATTTCGTCGTGGGAACTTCGAGTTCCATTTTTTGGCTTTATAA
- the CPH2 gene encoding Cph2p, giving the protein MSQADLFGDPMMDFEDTDLFLSAISSSVPPLDKLPNPYDLDFTETSALIGNPENTLNNQYDNPSKDTSSVNSTSSSTANIEPSLFASDNKKKRSSFSSTSYSEPVASSASNEGTPNTTISSPHTSPEGMPDEVEKKDFKVPQSHLKKESVTSAEETPVSTKPSKSKVSAKDKVSKPAKKPKVSHNMIEKKYRTNINTKIYELRDAVPTLKIAAGKSDVQISDLEGLAPAAKLNKASVLTKATEYIKHLEKKNSDMMSKISQLQQLIGEANANPPQVDLNSPLRMDDRQSRPEYNMNNFDGQFGFGFAPENNYNTTSNQFEMSAITPQQQQYSQHEGAYQPYNSNWMMGGLATFVGSSVLSNDNFKGLAALPFMPSFVAHPSATTLQTLAILRVGLVGFGLYLMLSPIINAARKPRDEKSPVQSLWLTWLLVSLGFQVPKQLNSSQKDQILGHVMGNSTDSSDWVRDYAILSSSEVTFETAFLNVLIGTFITEKYPLFSKFIAPTLQTKAALLRKLDCSEHQESLKRLSQLIKNLDGSSMFTSEKLIARFLNVSTRRNIFAGVKAGENSLLYIEVFKRYRKDIYSIIFGWRILDLLYEVNLRYLKSLTSKSEDEEAEELKDSLNTDLITIGKLVEDFADPGLKQYYLSVRSLMCPESTPEMIQNMKQAIVQTVSSLNSYFDGQELTDDEDFSDSEEAEESSDDTEVDSIGKGRVDAIEALKEEKSLLYSLNLVDEEKFIVLTASSILFYLQKEDHENVQHLLKHLRQITKKFPLSTLSFTCLVKVICHIVETAESEQRFKLSEENFEILESVVKVMREWLNDDKKSQFLSHSFRSELANSVVTKGMLLHSI; this is encoded by the coding sequence CAACCAATACGACAATCCTTCCAAAGACACTAGTTCCGTTAACAGCACTTCCTCCTCGACAGCCAATATAGAGCCTTCTTTGTTCGCTTCCGACAATAAAAAGAAGCGCTCCTCGTTCAGCTCTACATCTTACTCCGAGCCGGTGGCATCTTCGGCCTCGAACGAAGGAACCCCGAATACGACTATCCTGTCTCCACATACACTGCCTGAGGGAATGCCTGATGAAGTCGAGAAAAAGGACTTCAAGGTACCACAATCCCATTTAAAGAAGGAGAGCGTAACTTCAGCGGAGGAAACCCCTGTCTCCACCAAACCATCGAAGAGTAAGGTCTCAGCAAAGGACAAAGTCTCGAAGCCAGCGAAGAAACCCAAAGTTTCTCACAATatgattgagaagaagtacaGAACCAACATCAATACAAAGATTTACGAGCTTAGAGATGCAGTTCCAACTCTCAAAATAGCGGCAGGCAAAAGTGACGTTCAAATATCTGATTTGGAAGGTTTGGCGCCTGCTGCGAAACTCAACAAGGCCTCGGTTTTGACTAAAGCTACCGAGTACATCAAGcacttggagaagaagaatagTGATATGATGTCAAAAATTTCGCAGTTGCAGCAGCTTATAGGAGAGGCCAATGCCAACCCGCCTCAAGTTGACCTCAATCTGCCATTAAGAATGGACGATCGCCAATCTCGCCCTGAATACAATATGAACAACTTCGATGGTCAATTTGGCTTTGGATTTGCTCCTGAGAACAATTACAACACAACCTCCAACCAATTTGAAATGCTGGCCATTACTccacaacaacagcaaTATTCACAACATGAAGGTGCTTATCAACCTTATAATTCGAATTGGATGATGGGTGGTCTTGCAACCTTTGTGGGATCCTCGGTGCTTTCCAATGATAATTTCAAGGGCTTGGCCGCTCTTCCATTTATGCCTTCATTCGTTGCTCATCCTTCAGCCACCACTTTGCAGACTCTTGCCATCTTGAGAGTTGGTTTAGTAGGCTTTGGCTTATATTTAATGCTTCTGCCAATTATCAATGCGGCAAGGAAACCAAGAGATGAGAAGTCTCCAGTGCAAAGCTTGTGGTTGACATGGCTACTTGTACTGCTAGGTTTCCAAGTGCCCAAGCAGCTCAATTCCTCCCAGAAGGACCAAATCTTAGGTCATGTAATGGGCAACAGTACGGATTCCTCAGACTGGGTGCGGGATTACGCTATCTTATCATCTAGCGAGGTCACATTTGAAACAGCATTTTTGAATGTGCTTATTGGGACTTTTATAACGGAAAAGTACCCACTCTTTTCCAAGTTCATTGCTCCAACACTTCAGACGAAAGCAGCCTTGTTACGTAAGCTCGATTGCAGCGAACATCAAGAGTCTTTGAAAAGGTTGAGCCAGCTCATCAAAAATCTTGACGGTTCCTCGATGTTCACTTCGGAAAAGCTCATTGCTCGTTTTTTGAACGTTTCTACGAGAAGAAACATCTTTGCCGGTGTAAAAGCTGGTGAGAACTCTCTTCTTTATATTGAAGTCTTCAAGCGCTATCGGAAAGATATTTACTCTATAATTTTTGGATGGAGAATTCTCGATTTGTTATATGAGGTGAACCTCAGATACCTCAAATCATTGACAAGCAAGagcgaagatgaagaagcagaggagctcaaggatTCTTTGAATACTGATCTCATTACAATCGGTAAACTTGTGGAAGACTTCGCGGATCCAGGTCTTAAACAATACTATTTGCTGGTAAGAAGTCTTATGTGTCCCGAATCAACACCCGAAATGATTCAAAACATGAAGCAAGCCATTGTACAAACCGTTTCAAGTCTTAATTCCTATTTCGACGGTCAGGAACTAACggatgatgaggatttcTCAGACAGTGAAGAAGCGGAAGAATCATCGGACGACACTGAAGTAGATTCGATAGGAAAGGGCAGAGTCGACGCGATTGAGGCTctcaaggaggagaaaTCGCTTTTATACTCCCTCAACTTGgtcgatgaagaaaagtTCATTGTTTTGACTGCTTCGTCGATACTCTTCTacttgcaaaaagaagatcacgAAAATGTGCAACACTTGTTGAAACATTTGAGGCAAATCACAAAGAAGTTCCCATTGTCAACGCTTTCCTTCACATGTCTCGTGAAGGTTATCTGCCATATAGTCGAAACGGCAGAGAGCGAACAGAGGTTTAAGTTGAGTGAGGAAAATTTTGAGATCCTAGAAAGTGTGGTGAAAGTAATGAGAGAATGGCTCAACGATGATAAGAAGAGCCAGTTTCTTAGTCACTCATTTAGAAGCGAGCTTGCGAACTCGGTGGTCACAAAGGGCATGCTCCTTCACAGCATATAA